Proteins from a genomic interval of Zingiber officinale cultivar Zhangliang chromosome 1B, Zo_v1.1, whole genome shotgun sequence:
- the LOC122047077 gene encoding amino acid transporter AVT1C-like has protein sequence MKADEELGGPDRGMAFETDDEDNLADHHYGSHASSLSSDTSSSHSDDDDHLGGDPSSYQTTWPVSYRQSIDVFSSVPSPKVGFLAASSLVEKGSSFLRAEGSFLRPGASMLSNHDQEAAARHLVKPLLPPHPSFAAPDHGSVVLPSDGAHRGSFAFSSYVELPPPRQCSTAQAVINGLNVLCGVGILSIPYAVKEGGWVGMFFLFALGSISFYTGMLLKRCLDSLPGLKTYPDIGQAAFGLSGRLFISIVLYLELYGCCVEYITLVGDNLASIFPDASLNFLGAELSSSQIFAITTAFAVLPTVWLKNLSLLSYLSAGGVLATLLVVLCLLWVGVVDQVGFHPGGSVLNLMDLPVALGLYGFCYSGHSVFPNIYSSMEVPSQFPFVLMICFVVCTSLYAGVAAVGYLMFGDSLKSQFTLNMPHQYLISKVAVWTTVVNPLSKYALTMTPVALSLEELLPSTSQSNFVMLLMRTFLVFSTLVVALAVPFFASVMALLGSVFTMLVALILPCACYLSIKRKSVSFQEVLWCVFVIIIGLVCSLVGSYSSIKQMIDQTKN, from the exons ATGAAGGCGGACGAAGAGTTGGGGGGGCCTGACCGGGGCATGGCCTTCGAGACCGACGACGAGGACAACCTCGCGGATCACCACTACGGGTCCCACGCCTCCTCCCTTTCCTCCGACACCTCCTCCTCTCACTCCGACGACGACGACCACTTGGGCGGCGACCCGAGCTCGTACCAGACCACCTGGCCCGTCAGCTACCGCCAATCCATCGACGTCTTCAGCAGCGTGCCGTCGCCGAAAGTAGGGTTTCTGGCGGCTTCCAGCTTGGTCGAGAAGGGCAGCTCGTTCTTGAGGGCGGAGGGTTCCTTCTTGAGGCCCGGCGCTTCCATGCTTTCCAACCACGATCAGGAGGCTGCGGCGCGTCATTTGGTGAAACCCTTGCTTCCGCCGCACCCTTCTTTCGCCGCGCCGGACCATGGGTCGGTTGTTCTCCCCTCCGATGGTGCGCATAGAGGCTCTTTTGCTTTCTCTTCCTACGTGGAGCTGCCGCCGCCGCGCCAGTGCTCCACTGCTCAAGCCGTGATCAATG GTCTTAATGTTCTCTGTGGAGTCGGAATTCTATCCATCCCTTATGCAGTTAAAGAAGGAGGGTGGGTGGGCATGTTTTTCCTGTTTGCCTTGGGATCCATCTCATTTTACACTGGAATGTTGCTCAAGAGGTGCTTAGATAGTTTACCAGGACTCAAGACATATCCTGACATTGGTCAAGCAGCATTTGGTCTCTCTGGACGTCTATTTATATCA ATAGTTCTTTACCTAGAACTTTAT GGTTGTTGTGTGGAGTACATAACTCTAGTGGGTGATAACTTGGCATCAATCTTCCCAGATGCAAGCTTGAATTTCTTGGGAGCTGAACTAAGTTCTTCCCAGATCTTTGCTATAACCACAGCCTTTGCTGTTCTTCCCACTGTTTGGCTCAAGAACCTTAGCTTATTATCCTACCTCTCAG CTGGCGGAGTGTTAGCTACGTTACTGGTTGTTCTCTGCTTGCTGTGGGTAGGTGTGGTGGATCAAGTTGGATTCCACCCAGGTGGATCCGTACTCAATCTAATGGACCTTCCTGTTGCTCTTGGATTATATGGCTTCTGCTACTCCGGTCACTCTGTTTTCCCCAACATATATTCTTCCATGGAAGTGCCATCTCAATTTCCATTTGTTCTAATGATCTg CTTTGTAGTGTGTACAAGTCTCTATGCCGGGGTCGCTGCAGTAGgctatttgatgtttggggattCCCTCAAGTCTCAATTTACACTGAACATGCCTCATCAATACTTGATTTCTAAAGTTGCGGTATGGACAACG GTTGTGAATCCGCTGTCGAAATATGCATTGACTATGACTCCAGTCGCCCTCAGTTTAGAAGAGCTGCTGCCTTCTACGAGTCAATCCAATTTTGTGATGCTTTTGATGAGAACATTTCTAGTTTTTTCCACATTGGTTGTGGCACTCGCAGTACCCTTTTTTG CATCTGTAATGGCATTGCTTGGATCCGTCTTCACAATGCTAGTG GCTCTTATTTTACCTTGCGCATGCTATCTCAGTATAAAGCGCAAATCTGTGAGTTTTCAGGAG gtTTTGTGGTGTGTTTTCGTTATAATTATTGGACTAGTGTGTTCCCTTGTTGGATCATATTCCTCCATCAAGCAGATGATTGATCAAACGAAGAATTAG
- the LOC122028122 gene encoding putative cyclin-D7-1: protein MENSSICLLCDEEPFLGSPIPSPRHFGPQISSSSALSRSSQPVADDGVELENFLFDLLQREHIYLPSRGYHERLHQTSHLPLARARAIQYIISVCSRLNLGTGTTFNAVNYLDRFISINSTVKWEDWMMELLSIACLSIASKMDEVSVPSLLDLQMEDLDHSFESITIQQMELTVLRKLDWRLSSITPYSYVEALTWGSDRVRTRVVELLVGALSDSRFLQFNASNVAASALKAVGEGEGGSPFAPFVRAHGTIGIGFDIAPMWVPFGINQRGKKRKRDGEA from the exons ATGGAAAACAGCAGCATTTGCCTTCTCTGCGACGAGGAACCATTCCTTGGTAGCCCCATTCCCTCCCCAAGACACTTCGGTCCTCAAATCTCTTCTTCTTCTGCATTATCTCGGTCGTCTCAACCAGTAGCAGACGACGGCGTCGAACTGGAAAACTTCTTGTTCGATCTTCTGCAAAGAGAGCACATTTATTTGCCAAGTCGTGGTTACCACGAGCGACTGCATCAAACTTCCCATCTACCTCTGGCAAGGGCCAGAGCAATCCAGTATATCATTTCG GTATGTAGCCGACTAAATTTAGGAACCGGGACGACATTCAATGCCGTGAATTATCTGGATCGATTCATCTCCATCAATTCTACTGTG AAATGGGAGGACTGGATGATGGAGCTGCTATCCATCGCTTGTCTGTCCATCGCATCGAAGATGGACGAAGTTTCTGTCCCTTCGTTGCTTGATCTCCAG ATGGAGGATCTGGACCATTCGTTCGAGtcgatcacgatccaacagatGGAACTGACGGTGCTGAGGAAACTGGACTGGCGACTCTCGTCGATCACGCCCTACTCGTACGTGGAGGCGTTGACGTGGGGGTCGGATCGCGTGCGCACTCGCGTCGTGGAGCTCCTCGTCGGCGCTTTATCGG ACAGCAGATTTCTACAATTTAATGCGTCCAACGTGGCAGCATCTGCTCTGAAAGCTGTTGGAGAAGGTGAAGGTGGCTCGCCTTTTGCCCCTTTCGTTCGAGCCCACGGCACG atcggcATCGGCTTCGATATTGCTCCGATGTGGGTCCCTTTTGGAATAAACCAAagagggaagaagaggaaaagagacGGCGAAGCATAA
- the LOC122047067 gene encoding uncharacterized protein LOC122047067, producing the protein MASASEIILPIGTQKHDPAWKHCLMVRSTGRTKLKCVYCFKLFLGGGIHRIKEHLARHKGNASCCPKVPLEVQLAMQHSLDGSSARRKKKLKYSEEVTTNASPIQTAIPMQLEGGEVGSGMQMMQIQDVIDMGAVPVEVREEGVVSKPPEKVRKKRSRLTSPLQNSLFPQQTPALIADAGKSIIGDSVTKDQVCMAIGRFLFEAGVPLEAVNSPHFQSMVDALALVGPGVGAFSYHDFRGWILKRSVEEMNNTLEQYRATWSRTGCSVLADEWTTATGKTLINFLVYCPEGTMFLKSVDASHIVSSADTLYELLKHVVEEVGEKNVVQVITNYTEIHIAAGSKLTEAFPTLFWTSCSSQCIEAMLEDISKLGVISEIIENAKAITGFMYSHATILNMMRNHTNGKDLIVSCNSRPAMSFIALKNMISLKENLRTMITSEEWLDSPYSRKPAGLLITDLICSLNFWSSCVAIARITEPLLRVLKLVESNKKPAMGYIHLAMYQAKQTIKKELVKKEDYMTYWEIIDWRWNRQLPCPLYAAAFFLNPRFFFSIQGDVSNEISSGVLDCIERLVPDANTQDKIQKELSLYKSSSGDFGRKMAIRARNTLLPAEWWLTYGGACPNLMRLAIHILSQTCSMRGSERVQVPFEQIHNHRMNYLEHQRLSDLIFVHYNLRLQRRQIFRQKPFDPISVDNIDVVGDWVVEKNELFSVDNEPSNWMLLDQPVEAQMQWGNVDDEEIEAFLAGIDDEVIQGAGKNVEDDGDVKEEVHVDASFT; encoded by the exons ATGGCGTCGGCATCCGAGATCATCCTGCCAATCGGCACGCAGAAGCACGATCCGGCGTGGAAGCATTGCCTCATGGTGCGGTCGACTGGGCGGACCAAGCTCAAGTGCGTGTACTGCTTCAAGTTGTTCCTCGGTGGTGGCATCCATCGCATCAAGGAGCACCTCGCCCGGCACAAGGGAAACGCGTCGTGCTGCCCCAAGGTGCCGCTGGAGGTGCAGCTGGCTATGCAGCATAGCCTAGATGGCTCCtcggcgaggaggaagaagaagctcaaGTACTCAGAGGAGGTGACGACGAATGCTAGTCCTATCCAAACAGCGATACCGATGCAATTAGAAGGAGGCGAGGTTGGTTCCGGGATGCAGATGATGCAGATTCAGGATGTGATCGACATGGGCGCAGTTCCTGTGGAGGTGCGAGAGGAGGGAGTTGTATCTAAGCCTCCTGAAAAAGTGCGGAAAAAGAGATCAAGGTTGACTTCGCCTCTCCAAAATTCTCTTTTTCCCCAACAGACTCCTGCTCTGATCGCAGACGCCGGAAAGTCTATTATCGGAGACAGCGTCACCAAGGACCAGGTTTGTATGGCTATTGGGAGGTTCCTATTCGAGGCTGGGGTGCCTCTGGAAGCTGTCAATTCGCCACATTTCCAATCCATGGTAGATGCGCTCGCTTTGGTTGGACCCGGCGTGGGAGCGTTTTCTTATCATGATTTTCGTGGCTGGATTTTGAAGCGATCAGTCGAAGAGATGAATAATACATTGGAGCAGTACAGGGCCACATGGAGTCGCACTGGGTGTTCAGTGTTGGCAGACGAATGGACTACGGCTACGGGTAAGACTTTGATAAACTTCTTAGTCTATTGTCCTGAAGGAACCATGTTCCTCAAATCTGTCGATGCTTCACACATTGTGTCATCGGCCGATACTCTGTACGAGCTACTTAAGCATGTCGTAGAAGAAGTCGGCGAGAAAAATGTAGTTCAGGTCATCACGAATTACACTGAGATCCATATTGCTGCTGGGAGTAAGTTGACTGAGGCGTTCCCAACCTTGTTTTGGACGTCATGTTCTTCTCAGTGCATTGAGGCAATGCTAGAGGATATCAGTAAATTGGGAGTGATAAGTGAGATCATTGAGAATGCTAAAGCAATCACAGGATTTATGTATTCTCATGCAACTATTCTGAACATGATGAGGAATCACACAAATGGGAAAGATTTGATAGTTTCTTGCAACAGTCGACCTGCCATGAGCTTTATTGCATTGAAGAATATGATTAGCCTAAAGGAGAATTTGAGAACAATGATCACTTCCGAAGAGTGGCTGGATTCACCATATTCAAGAAAGCCTGCAGGACTTTTAATTACTGATCTTATTTGTAGCTTGAATTTTTGGTCTTCTTGCGTTGCAATTGCTCGAATAACAGAACCACTTTTGCGGGTTCTTAAATTAGTAGAGAGCAATAAGAAGCCAGCCATGGGGTATATTCATCTTGCTATGTATCAAGCCAAACAGACAATAAAAAAGGAACTTGTTAAGAAGGAAGACTACATGACTTATTGGGAGATTATAGACTGGAGATGGAATAGACAACTGCCTTGTCCTCTTTATGCAGCCGCCTTCTTCTTGAATCCTCGCTTCTTCTTCAGCATTCAAGGTGATGTGTCCAATGAGATATCGTCCGGAGTGCTTGATTGCATAGAAAGACTTGTGCCTGACGCAAACACCCAAGACAAAATCCAAAAGGAGCTCAGTCTCTATAAAAGTTCTTCAGGTGACTTCGGAAGGAAAATGGCTATTCGAGCAAGAAACACTTTACTTCCGG CTGAGTGGTGGTTGACCTATGGAGGAGCTTGCCCGAACTTAATGCGTCTAGCCATTCACATACTCAGTCAAACTTGCAGTATGAGGGGATCCGAACGAGTTCAGGTTCCTTTCGAGCAAATTCATAACCATAGAATGAACTATCTAGAGCACCAACGTCTTTCTGACCTCATCTTCGTGCATTATAACTTGCGACTACAGAGAAG GCAAATATTCAGGCAGAAACCATTCGATCCAATTTCTGTCGACAATATCGACGTCGTGGGGGACTGGGTTGTCGAAAAAAATGAATTGTTCTCTGTTGACAATGAGCCTTCCAATTGGATGCTACTGGACCAACCAGTGGAAGCTCAAATGCAATGGGGGAATGTAGACGATGAAGAAATTGAAGCTTTCCTTGCTG GCATTGATGATGAGGTGATCCAAGGTGCGGGCAAGAATGTCGAAGATGATGGCGATGTAAAAGAGGAGGTCCACGTAGATGCTTCTTTTACATGA
- the LOC122047118 gene encoding folylpolyglutamate synthase-like isoform X1 — protein MAMLRAGPAHGARPTPNPLVRASASTSSPWRRITSMLSISSITRCKSNDRSLSLRHPLPRCCLSLRGSCKPYLAMPREYEEVLRCLSSLITKRTRGDGANRGDQFDLMFDYLKILDLEDAISRLKVIHVAGTKGKGSTCTFTESILRSCGFRTGLFTSPHLIDIRERFRLDGVEICEDKFLDNFWWCWNRLKEKTGDHLQMPSYFRFLTLLAFKIFSAEQVEVAIMEVGLGGKYDATNVVREPIVCGITSLGYDHMEILGNTLGKIAGEKAGIFKKGVPAYTAPQPEEAMTVLVDKASRLSISLQVVSPLDPGQLGTQHLGLNGEHQYINASLAIALSSTWLKTTGNSKGINLDQDNLPEQFIRGLSRASLEGRAQIVPDSFAQQLNSNIGDLTFFLDGAHSPESLEMCAKWFSHVIRVDSLNSENQALKNNYIRKGGHPNSLGKEYLPILLFNCMSVRDPQLLLPRLVNTCSHLGVKFHKALFVPNQSVYNKVSFDAAAPPADAHQSDLSWQLTLQRVWENLVRSEQDPGETSEYGGSLVFPSLPLAIKWLRESALQNRSTQFQVLVTGSLHLVGDVLRLIRK, from the exons ATGGCCATGCTGCGTGCAGGCCCGGCTCATGGCGCTCGCCCCACCCCTAATCCGCTCGTGCGCGCTTCGGCCTCAACCTCGAGCCCATGGCGGCGCATCACAAGCATGCTATCCATTTCCTCGATTACCAGGTGCAAGTCCAACGATCGTTCGTTATCCCTTCGTCATCCCCTGCCTCGCTGCTGCCTTTCTCTCCGCGGCAGTTGCAAACCGTACCTGGCCATGCCCCGAG AGTACGAGGAGGTTTTGCGTTGTTTGTCCTCCCTCATCACCAAACGCACTCGAGGCGATGGCGCCAACAGGGGCGACCAGTTCGATCTGATGTTCGACTATTTGAAG ATTTTGGATTTGGAAGACGCGATTTCTCGGCTCAAGGTTATCCATGTAGCTGGGACCAAAGGAAAG GGTTCCACGTGCACGTTTACGGAATCAATCCTCAGGTCTTGTGGATTCCGTACTGGACTGTTTACTTCGCCTCACTTGATCGATATACGGGAGCGGTTTCGACTTGATGG AGTAGAAATTTGTGAAGATAAGTTTTTGGACAATTTTTGGTGGTGTTGGAATAGATTAAAG GAGAAAACTGGTGATCATTTACAAATGCCATCTTATTTCCGCTTCCTTACACTTCTAGCATTTAAGATATTTTCAGCAGAACAG GTTGAAGTTGCTATTATGGAAGTTGGTTTAGGAGGAAAATATGATGCAACTAATGTG GTGCGGGAGCCAATTGTTTGTGGCATAACCTCCTTGGGTTATGACCATATGGAAATCCTTG GAAATACACTGGGCAAAATTGCAGGAGAGAAAGCTGGTATCTTCAAG AAAGGAGTGCCTGCATATACTGCACCGCAGCCAGAAGAAGCAATGACAGTGCTGGTAGATAAGGCTTCTCGATTAAGT ATTTCACTTCAAGTAGTTTCACCTTTAGACCCTGGACAACTTGGAACTCAACATCTTGGACTAAATGGGGAGCACCAATATATAAACGCTAGTCTTGCTATTGCCTTGTCCAGTACATGGCTTAAAACAACTGGAAATTCAAAAGGCATAAACTTAGACCAAGAT AATTTACCTGAACAGTTTATCAGAGGCTTATCAAGGGCCAGTTTAGAGGGGCGAGCACAGATTGTTCCTGATTCATTTGCACAACAGCTAAACTCCAATATTGGAgacttgactttcttccttgATGGAGCACATAGCCCAGAAAGTTTGGAGATGTGTGCAAAATGGTTTTCTCATGTTATAAGAGTTGACAGTTTAAACTCGGAGAACCAAGCTCTTAAGAACAATTACATCAGAAaa GGAGGTCACCCTAATTCACTGGGAAAGGAGTATTTACCTATACTTCTATTCAACTGCATGTCAGTTCGAGACCCACAGCTCTTGCTTCCACGTCTGGTCAATACTTGTTCACACCTTG GAGTGAAATTCCATAAGGCTCTTTTTGTGCCAAACCAATCAGTATACAACAAAGTAAGTTTTGATGCAGCAGCACCACCAGCTGATGCCCATCAAAGTGATCTGTCATGGCAACTGACACTACAGAGGGTATGGGAAAACCTAGTTCGAAGCGAACAAG ACCCAGGTGAGACTAGTGAATATGGTGGCAGTTTAGTATTTCCTTCTCTCCCATTGGCCATAAAGTGGCTCAGAGAAAGTGCTCTTCAAAATAGATCTACTCAATTTCAG gtTCTAGTAACAGGATCCTTGCACCTCGTGGGTGATGTCCTGAGATTAATCAGGAAATGA
- the LOC122047118 gene encoding folylpolyglutamate synthase-like isoform X2 produces the protein MAMLRAGPAHGARPTPNPLVRASASTSSPWRRITSMLSISSITRCKSNDRSLSLRHPLPRCCLSLRGSCKPYLAMPREYEEVLRCLSSLITKRTRGDGANRGDQFDLMFDYLKILDLEDAISRLKVIHVAGTKGKGSTCTFTESILRSCGFRTGLFTSPHLIDIRERFRLDGVEICEDKFLDNFWWCWNRLKEKTGDHLQMPSYFRFLTLLAFKIFSAEQVEVAIMEVGLGGKYDATNVVREPIVCGITSLGYDHMEILGNTLGKIAGEKAGIFKKGVPAYTAPQPEEAMTVLVDKASRLSISLQVVSPLDPGQLGTQHLGLNGEHQYINASLAIALSSTWLKTTGNSKGINLDQDFIRGLSRASLEGRAQIVPDSFAQQLNSNIGDLTFFLDGAHSPESLEMCAKWFSHVIRVDSLNSENQALKNNYIRKGGHPNSLGKEYLPILLFNCMSVRDPQLLLPRLVNTCSHLGVKFHKALFVPNQSVYNKVSFDAAAPPADAHQSDLSWQLTLQRVWENLVRSEQDPGETSEYGGSLVFPSLPLAIKWLRESALQNRSTQFQVLVTGSLHLVGDVLRLIRK, from the exons ATGGCCATGCTGCGTGCAGGCCCGGCTCATGGCGCTCGCCCCACCCCTAATCCGCTCGTGCGCGCTTCGGCCTCAACCTCGAGCCCATGGCGGCGCATCACAAGCATGCTATCCATTTCCTCGATTACCAGGTGCAAGTCCAACGATCGTTCGTTATCCCTTCGTCATCCCCTGCCTCGCTGCTGCCTTTCTCTCCGCGGCAGTTGCAAACCGTACCTGGCCATGCCCCGAG AGTACGAGGAGGTTTTGCGTTGTTTGTCCTCCCTCATCACCAAACGCACTCGAGGCGATGGCGCCAACAGGGGCGACCAGTTCGATCTGATGTTCGACTATTTGAAG ATTTTGGATTTGGAAGACGCGATTTCTCGGCTCAAGGTTATCCATGTAGCTGGGACCAAAGGAAAG GGTTCCACGTGCACGTTTACGGAATCAATCCTCAGGTCTTGTGGATTCCGTACTGGACTGTTTACTTCGCCTCACTTGATCGATATACGGGAGCGGTTTCGACTTGATGG AGTAGAAATTTGTGAAGATAAGTTTTTGGACAATTTTTGGTGGTGTTGGAATAGATTAAAG GAGAAAACTGGTGATCATTTACAAATGCCATCTTATTTCCGCTTCCTTACACTTCTAGCATTTAAGATATTTTCAGCAGAACAG GTTGAAGTTGCTATTATGGAAGTTGGTTTAGGAGGAAAATATGATGCAACTAATGTG GTGCGGGAGCCAATTGTTTGTGGCATAACCTCCTTGGGTTATGACCATATGGAAATCCTTG GAAATACACTGGGCAAAATTGCAGGAGAGAAAGCTGGTATCTTCAAG AAAGGAGTGCCTGCATATACTGCACCGCAGCCAGAAGAAGCAATGACAGTGCTGGTAGATAAGGCTTCTCGATTAAGT ATTTCACTTCAAGTAGTTTCACCTTTAGACCCTGGACAACTTGGAACTCAACATCTTGGACTAAATGGGGAGCACCAATATATAAACGCTAGTCTTGCTATTGCCTTGTCCAGTACATGGCTTAAAACAACTGGAAATTCAAAAGGCATAAACTTAGACCAAGAT TTTATCAGAGGCTTATCAAGGGCCAGTTTAGAGGGGCGAGCACAGATTGTTCCTGATTCATTTGCACAACAGCTAAACTCCAATATTGGAgacttgactttcttccttgATGGAGCACATAGCCCAGAAAGTTTGGAGATGTGTGCAAAATGGTTTTCTCATGTTATAAGAGTTGACAGTTTAAACTCGGAGAACCAAGCTCTTAAGAACAATTACATCAGAAaa GGAGGTCACCCTAATTCACTGGGAAAGGAGTATTTACCTATACTTCTATTCAACTGCATGTCAGTTCGAGACCCACAGCTCTTGCTTCCACGTCTGGTCAATACTTGTTCACACCTTG GAGTGAAATTCCATAAGGCTCTTTTTGTGCCAAACCAATCAGTATACAACAAAGTAAGTTTTGATGCAGCAGCACCACCAGCTGATGCCCATCAAAGTGATCTGTCATGGCAACTGACACTACAGAGGGTATGGGAAAACCTAGTTCGAAGCGAACAAG ACCCAGGTGAGACTAGTGAATATGGTGGCAGTTTAGTATTTCCTTCTCTCCCATTGGCCATAAAGTGGCTCAGAGAAAGTGCTCTTCAAAATAGATCTACTCAATTTCAG gtTCTAGTAACAGGATCCTTGCACCTCGTGGGTGATGTCCTGAGATTAATCAGGAAATGA
- the LOC122037115 gene encoding MADS-box protein defh21-like yields MPRKKITLSWIAHDATRRVTFKKRKQSLFKKTSELATLCGVDVCAVVYRPEEAEPEVWPSPAEAKRVLARLRAAPEPYQGRKKMDQADFLRLRVAKLQDQIHRQQQDNWELETNLLLHEVLSTGGQRMCNTRIEEAAELVRLVEFKLVLVSSRIEREKARTLVEPPWPLVEQVVGGAVAEFEPELLTEENLSALPWPELSEEDLAEAALPLPWPEPSEEPLEEGLAEAALPLPWPWPEPLEEDLAEAALPLPLPWPWPEPLEEDLAEAALPLPWPWPEPSEEDLAEAALPLLELSEEDLTEVEPELTKEDLAALPWPELTEEDSAAVPLSSIDPESAWLELDYHQWQDAFDLFNNFNY; encoded by the coding sequence ATGCCGAGGAAGAAGATTACGCTTTCTTGGATCGCCCACGACGCCACGCGACGCGTCACCTTCAAGAAGCGGAAGCAGAGTCTGTTCAAGAAGACGAGCGAGCTGGCCACCCTCTGCGGAGTCGACGTCTGCGCCGTCGTCTACAGGCCGGAGGAGGCGGAGCCGGAGGTATGGCCTTCGCCGGCGGAGGCCAAGCGCGTGTTGGCGCGGCTTAGGGCCGCGCCGGAACCGTACCAGGGCCGCAAGAAGATGGACCAGGCGGACTTCCTCCGCCTCCGGGTGGCCAAGTTGCAGGACCAGATCCACCGGCAGCAGCAAGATAACTGGGAGCTGGAGACGAACCTGCTGTTGCACGAGGTGCTGTCCACCGGCGGGCAGAGGATGTGCAACACGAGGATCGAGGAGGCTGCGGAGCTCGTGAGGTTGGTGGAGTTCAAGCTGGTGTTGGTGAGCAGCAGAATTGAGAGGGAGAAGGCGCGGACGCTGGTGGAGCCGCCGTGGCCGCTGGTCGAACAGGTGGTGGGAGGGGCGGTGGCGGAGTTTGAGCCGGAATTACTGACGGAGGAAAACTTAAGTGCATTGCCATGGCCGGAACTGTCGGAGGAAGACTTAGCTGAGGCTGCATTGCCATTGCCATGGCCGGAACCGTCGGAGGAACCGTTGGAGGAAGGCTTAGCTGAGGCTGCATTGCCATTGCCATGGCCATGGCCGGAACCGTTGGAGGAAGACTTAGCTGAGGCTGCATTGCCATTGCCATTGCCATGGCCATGGCCGGAACCGTTGGAGGAAGACTTAGCTGAGGCTGCATTGCCATTGCCATGGCCATGGCCGGAACCGTCGGAGGAAGACTTAGCTGAGGCTGCATTGCCATTGCTGGAACTGTCGGAGGAAGACTTAACTGAGGTTGAGCCAGAACTGACGAAGGAAGACTTAGCTGCATTGCCATGGCCAGAACTGACGGAGGAAGACTCAGCTGCGGTACCATTGTCTTCCATTGACCCCGAGTCGGCATGGCTGGAGCTAGATTACCATCAATGGCAGGATGCGTTCGACCTCTTCAACAACTTCAATTACTGA